Proteins from a genomic interval of Burkholderia cepacia GG4:
- a CDS encoding ABC transporter ATP-binding protein has protein sequence MSDTVVAKPGEPLLSLEHLHVRFGDTVAVDDVTLAIGRGERVALVGESGSGKSVTALSILRLLRDADVSGTIRFAGHDLAGKSEREMRGLRGSDIAMIFQEPMTALNPLYTIGAQIGETIVLHDGVTAAEARKRAIALLARTGIAEPEKRVDSYPHQLSGGQRQRAMIAMALACRPRLLLADEPTTALDVTIRAQIVDLLLELQREEAEKRGMAILLITHDLNLVRHFAQRVAVMERGKLVESGPVERIFVEPEHPYTQRLLNSRPQRAVAPVMPIAPVVLDARHVSVQFARKRPGFAGWFGTVPVTAVADVSVSVRQGETLGIVGESGSGKSTLAMALLGLQRTAHGEIEFQGRALSTYRGREQAALRSNMQVVFQDPFSSLSPRHTIERIVGEGLELHRPELTPDARRAKSLAVLREVGLDRTVLHRYPHEFSGGQRQRIAIARALVLEPRILILDEPTSALDVSIQQQVLKLLANLQQKYNLGYVFISHDLEVIGAMAHRVAVMQGGAIVESGEVADIFTKPSHPYTQKLLKAVWKA, from the coding sequence ATGAGCGACACGGTCGTAGCGAAGCCGGGCGAGCCGCTGCTGTCGCTCGAACATCTGCACGTGCGCTTCGGCGACACCGTGGCCGTCGACGACGTGACGCTCGCGATCGGCCGCGGCGAGCGTGTCGCGCTCGTCGGCGAGTCGGGTTCGGGCAAGAGCGTGACTGCACTGTCGATCCTGCGGCTGCTGCGCGATGCCGACGTGAGCGGCACGATCCGCTTCGCGGGGCACGACCTCGCCGGCAAGAGCGAGCGCGAGATGCGCGGACTGCGCGGCTCGGACATCGCGATGATCTTCCAGGAGCCGATGACGGCGCTCAACCCGCTGTATACGATCGGCGCGCAGATCGGCGAGACGATCGTGCTGCACGACGGCGTGACGGCGGCCGAGGCGCGCAAGCGGGCGATCGCGCTGCTGGCGCGCACGGGCATCGCGGAGCCGGAGAAGCGCGTCGACAGCTACCCGCACCAGTTGTCGGGCGGCCAGCGGCAGCGCGCGATGATCGCGATGGCGCTGGCGTGCCGGCCGCGGCTGCTGCTCGCCGACGAGCCGACCACCGCGCTCGACGTGACGATCCGTGCGCAGATCGTCGACCTGCTGCTCGAACTGCAACGCGAGGAGGCCGAAAAGCGCGGGATGGCCATCCTGCTGATCACGCACGACCTGAACCTCGTGCGGCACTTCGCCCAGCGGGTCGCGGTGATGGAACGCGGCAAGCTGGTCGAGAGCGGGCCGGTCGAGCGGATTTTCGTGGAGCCGGAGCATCCGTATACCCAGCGGCTGCTGAACAGCCGGCCGCAGCGCGCGGTCGCGCCGGTCATGCCGATCGCGCCCGTGGTGCTCGACGCGCGCCACGTCAGCGTGCAGTTCGCGCGCAAGCGGCCGGGCTTTGCGGGCTGGTTCGGCACGGTGCCCGTGACCGCCGTCGCGGACGTGTCCGTGTCGGTGCGGCAGGGCGAGACGCTCGGCATCGTCGGCGAATCGGGCTCAGGGAAATCGACGCTCGCGATGGCGCTGCTCGGGCTGCAAAGGACCGCGCACGGCGAGATCGAATTCCAGGGGCGCGCGCTGTCGACCTATCGCGGCCGCGAACAGGCCGCGTTGCGCTCGAACATGCAGGTCGTCTTTCAGGACCCGTTCAGTTCGCTGTCGCCACGCCACACGATCGAGCGGATCGTCGGCGAGGGGCTCGAACTGCACCGTCCGGAGCTGACACCGGACGCGCGCCGGGCGAAGTCACTGGCCGTGCTGCGCGAAGTCGGCCTCGATCGCACGGTGCTGCATCGCTATCCGCACGAATTCTCGGGCGGGCAGCGCCAGCGGATCGCGATCGCGCGCGCGCTCGTGCTGGAGCCGCGCATCCTGATCCTCGACGAGCCGACTTCCGCGCTCGACGTGTCGATCCAGCAGCAGGTGTTGAAACTGCTCGCGAATTTGCAACAGAAATACAACCTCGGCTATGTATTCATCAGCCACGACCTGGAGGTGATCGGCGCCATGGCGCACCGCGTCGCGGTGATGCAGGGCGGGGCGATCGTCGAGTCCGGCGAGGTGGCCGACATCTTCACGAAACCGTCACATCCTTACACACAAAAGCTGTTGAAAGCGGTCTGGAAAGCGTGA
- a CDS encoding C40 family peptidase has translation MQHRSLTQACARTLAGLFIGALFAAAPGAFADEVSSFNQNVTNSTQFGSNSSVQQASAQPSSGGAKSFLAGMAGKAGDVVVGALNMIGVRYRWGGNSPDSGLDCSGFVRYVFQDTLGMSLPRRAEEMSRVGEKVSMSNLKPGDLVFFNTMRRTFSHVGIYIGDNKFVHSPSTGSTIRVDDLDSGYWEKRFTGARRIESEFPMKADDLRQRVRATIGDDAANGSN, from the coding sequence ATGCAGCATCGATCCCTGACCCAGGCATGCGCGCGCACCCTCGCCGGGCTGTTCATCGGCGCCCTGTTCGCAGCAGCTCCCGGCGCGTTCGCCGACGAAGTCAGCAGTTTTAACCAGAATGTCACGAATTCGACCCAATTCGGCTCGAATTCCTCCGTCCAGCAGGCCAGCGCCCAGCCGTCGAGCGGCGGCGCGAAGTCGTTCCTCGCGGGCATGGCGGGCAAGGCAGGCGACGTCGTCGTCGGCGCGCTCAACATGATCGGCGTGCGCTACCGCTGGGGCGGCAACTCGCCGGATTCCGGCCTCGACTGCAGCGGCTTCGTGCGCTACGTGTTCCAGGACACGCTCGGCATGTCGCTGCCGCGTCGTGCGGAAGAGATGAGCCGCGTCGGCGAGAAGGTCAGCATGAGCAACCTGAAGCCGGGCGATCTCGTGTTCTTCAACACGATGCGCCGTACGTTCTCGCACGTCGGCATCTACATCGGCGACAACAAGTTCGTGCATTCGCCGTCGACGGGTAGCACGATTCGCGTCGACGACCTCGATAGCGGCTACTGGGAGAAGCGTTTCACTGGCGCGCGCCGGATCGAATCGGAGTTTCCGATGAAGGCCGACGACCTGCGCCAGCGCGTGCGCGCGACGATCGGCGACGACGCGGCGAACGGCAGCAACTGA
- a CDS encoding patatin-like phospholipase family protein produces the protein MSSPRLSRRHFTIACASASLAACTSFGDKSRPDNAANPAQPHEKPVKIGIALGGGAARGFSHIGVLKALEARGIPVEIVAGTSAGSVVGALYASGMSALQINKIALDMDQAAISDWALPFRSRGLLQGVALQNFLNKTLNNRPIEKMAKPLGIVATDLQSGQPILFQQGNTGLAVRASCSVPSVFEPVKIGNREYVDGGLVSPVPASFARKMGASFVIAVDISARPDGAATSNPIEMLLQTFTIMGQTIKTYELDKYADVVIRPNLAAMGGSDFNQRNAAILAGEEAVARIMPELQRKLAAARGVAAA, from the coding sequence ATGTCGTCCCCTCGCCTGTCGCGCCGCCACTTCACGATCGCATGCGCATCCGCCAGCCTCGCCGCCTGCACGTCGTTCGGCGACAAGTCCCGCCCCGACAACGCCGCGAATCCCGCGCAGCCGCACGAGAAGCCCGTGAAGATCGGCATCGCGCTCGGCGGCGGTGCCGCCCGCGGGTTCTCGCACATCGGTGTGCTGAAGGCGCTCGAGGCACGCGGCATTCCGGTCGAAATCGTCGCGGGCACGAGCGCGGGCTCGGTGGTCGGAGCACTTTACGCGTCGGGGATGAGTGCGCTGCAGATCAACAAGATCGCGCTCGACATGGATCAGGCGGCGATCAGCGACTGGGCGCTGCCGTTCCGCTCGCGCGGACTGCTGCAGGGCGTCGCGCTGCAGAACTTCCTGAACAAGACGCTCAACAACCGGCCGATCGAAAAGATGGCCAAGCCGCTCGGCATCGTTGCGACCGATCTGCAGAGCGGCCAGCCGATCCTGTTCCAGCAGGGCAATACGGGGCTCGCAGTGCGTGCGTCGTGCAGCGTGCCGTCGGTGTTCGAACCGGTGAAGATCGGCAACCGCGAGTACGTCGACGGCGGCCTCGTGAGCCCGGTGCCCGCGTCGTTCGCGCGCAAGATGGGCGCGAGCTTCGTGATCGCGGTCGACATCTCGGCACGGCCGGACGGCGCGGCAACCAGCAACCCGATCGAGATGCTGCTGCAGACTTTCACGATCATGGGCCAGACGATCAAGACCTACGAGCTCGACAAATACGCGGACGTCGTGATCCGCCCGAACCTCGCTGCAATGGGCGGCAGCGACTTCAACCAGCGCAACGCGGCGATCCTCGCGGGCGAGGAAGCCGTCGCGCGCATCATGCCCGAGCTGCAACGCAAGCTCGCGGCGGCCCGTGGCGTCGCGGCGGCCTAA
- the gltX gene encoding glutamate--tRNA ligase, with amino-acid sequence MTRPVRTRFAPSPTGFIHLGNIRSALYPWAFARKMKGTFVLRIEDTDVERSSQEAVDAILEGMQWLGLDFDEGPIYQMQRMDRYRAVLAQMLDQGLAYPCYMSAEELDALRERQREAGLKPRYDGTWRPEPGKVLPEPPAGVKPVLRFRNPLTGTVVWDDAVKGRVEISNEELDDLVIARPDGTPIYNFCVVVDDMDMNITHVIRGDDHVNNTPRQINILRALGGEPPVYAHLPTVLNEQGEKMSKRHGAMSVMAYRDAGFLPEAVVNYLARLGWSHGDAEIFTREQFVEWFDLEHLGKSPAQYDHSKLSWLNAHYIKEADNARLAGLAKPFLEALGIDDAAIATGPALDAVVGLMKDRATTVKEIAEGAAMFYRVPAPDADALAQHVTDTVRPALADLVAALKAADWTKEAVSAALKGTLGTHKLKMPQLAMPVRLLVAGTTHTPSIDAVLVLFGRDVVVSRIEAALA; translated from the coding sequence ATGACCCGTCCTGTCCGTACCCGCTTCGCGCCGAGTCCCACCGGCTTCATCCACCTCGGCAACATCCGCTCCGCGCTCTATCCGTGGGCGTTCGCGCGCAAGATGAAAGGCACGTTCGTGCTGCGTATCGAGGATACCGACGTCGAGCGCTCGTCGCAGGAAGCCGTCGACGCGATCCTCGAGGGGATGCAGTGGCTCGGCCTCGATTTCGACGAAGGTCCGATCTACCAGATGCAGCGGATGGACCGCTATCGCGCGGTGCTCGCGCAGATGCTCGACCAGGGCCTCGCGTACCCGTGCTACATGTCGGCCGAGGAACTCGACGCGCTGCGCGAACGCCAGCGCGAGGCAGGCCTCAAGCCGCGCTACGACGGCACGTGGCGTCCGGAGCCGGGCAAGGTGCTGCCCGAGCCGCCGGCCGGCGTAAAGCCCGTGCTGCGGTTCCGCAACCCGCTGACCGGCACGGTCGTGTGGGACGACGCGGTGAAGGGGCGCGTCGAGATCTCGAATGAGGAACTCGACGACCTCGTGATCGCGCGTCCGGACGGCACGCCGATCTACAACTTCTGCGTGGTCGTGGACGACATGGACATGAACATCACGCACGTGATCCGTGGCGACGACCACGTGAACAACACGCCGCGCCAGATCAACATCCTGCGCGCGCTCGGCGGCGAGCCGCCCGTCTATGCGCACCTGCCGACCGTGCTGAACGAGCAGGGCGAGAAGATGAGCAAGCGGCATGGCGCGATGAGCGTGATGGCGTACCGCGACGCAGGTTTCCTGCCGGAGGCCGTCGTCAACTATCTCGCGCGTCTCGGCTGGTCGCACGGCGACGCAGAAATCTTTACGCGCGAGCAGTTCGTCGAATGGTTCGATCTCGAGCATCTCGGCAAGTCGCCTGCGCAATACGACCACAGCAAGCTGAGCTGGCTGAACGCCCATTACATCAAGGAAGCCGACAACGCGCGCCTCGCCGGGCTGGCGAAGCCGTTCCTCGAGGCGCTCGGCATCGACGACGCGGCGATCGCGACGGGCCCTGCGCTCGACGCGGTGGTCGGCCTGATGAAGGATCGCGCGACGACGGTCAAGGAGATCGCCGAAGGCGCCGCGATGTTCTACCGCGTGCCGGCGCCGGACGCCGATGCGCTCGCGCAGCACGTGACCGATACGGTGCGCCCGGCACTGGCCGACCTGGTTGCCGCGCTGAAGGCGGCCGACTGGACGAAGGAGGCGGTGTCCGCCGCGCTGAAGGGGACGCTCGGCACGCACAAGCTGAAGATGCCGCAGCTTGCGATGCCGGTGCGCCTGCTGGTGGCGGGCACGACGCATACGCCGTCGATCGACGCGGTGCTCGTGCTGTTCGGTCGCGACGTCGTGGTGTCGCGTATCGAGGCCGCGCTGGCCTGA
- a CDS encoding GNAT family N-acetyltransferase has product MLDPTDLRLLYQLRPAEPGDFPFAEALTHGNMGGYYKRHGLVWRSDLFYASWRESENFILEADGERIGVLRVTEEGDSLHIRDVQIAAGHRGQGAGTYMLDMSHRWARARGLHELQLRVFVDNPAARLYLRMGYRVTGPRLAQLGSIRHMVRPV; this is encoded by the coding sequence ATGCTCGATCCGACCGACCTGCGATTGCTGTATCAGCTCCGGCCCGCGGAGCCTGGCGATTTCCCCTTTGCCGAGGCGCTCACGCACGGCAACATGGGCGGCTATTACAAGCGCCACGGGCTCGTCTGGCGTAGCGACCTGTTCTACGCGAGCTGGCGCGAATCCGAGAATTTCATCCTGGAAGCCGACGGCGAGCGTATCGGCGTGCTGCGCGTGACCGAGGAAGGCGATTCGCTGCACATCCGCGACGTGCAGATCGCGGCCGGTCATCGCGGGCAGGGCGCCGGCACCTACATGCTCGACATGTCGCACCGCTGGGCGCGTGCGCGCGGGCTGCATGAACTGCAGTTGCGCGTGTTCGTCGACAACCCGGCCGCGCGGCTCTACCTGCGCATGGGCTACCGCGTCACCGGGCCGAGGCTTGCGCAGCTCGGGTCGATCCGCCATATGGTGCGCCCGGTCTGA
- a CDS encoding AraC family transcriptional regulator produces MNPPAQTDASNPYDVIDIPPEFAPTRAHPMRVRARQVDAGRRIPLHTHAWAQLAYASRGVLRVATTGTTWMVPPSRAIWVPPHITHEVVIVEEAYLRTLYIDESIVPDGLDACRVVEVTGLLRELIVALDARDLSDARERLLCGLVLDELSHAEPLPLAVPMPDEKRLRTLCESVLAQPAHAESLEHWASEVGASTRTISRLFKQELGVSFSQWRQQALLARAIPLLNQGRPLSHIARELGYQSQSAFSAMFRRAFGESPRAFMLRGYEHRGAEDSIAVDDDAIGTAR; encoded by the coding sequence ATGAATCCGCCTGCCCAAACCGACGCATCGAATCCCTACGACGTCATCGACATCCCGCCCGAGTTCGCGCCGACCCGCGCCCACCCGATGCGCGTCCGGGCGCGGCAGGTGGATGCCGGCCGCCGGATCCCGCTGCACACGCACGCGTGGGCGCAGCTCGCGTATGCGTCGCGCGGCGTGCTGCGCGTCGCGACGACCGGGACGACGTGGATGGTGCCGCCGTCCCGCGCGATCTGGGTGCCGCCGCACATCACGCACGAGGTCGTGATCGTCGAGGAGGCGTATTTGCGCACGCTGTATATCGACGAGTCGATCGTGCCCGACGGGCTCGACGCGTGCCGCGTGGTAGAGGTGACGGGCTTGCTGCGCGAACTGATCGTCGCGCTCGATGCGCGCGACCTGAGCGACGCGCGCGAGCGGCTGCTGTGCGGGCTCGTGCTCGACGAGCTGAGCCACGCCGAACCGCTGCCGCTCGCGGTGCCGATGCCCGACGAGAAGCGGCTGCGCACGCTGTGCGAGTCGGTACTCGCGCAACCGGCGCACGCGGAGTCGCTCGAACACTGGGCGAGCGAGGTCGGCGCGAGCACGCGCACGATCTCGCGGCTTTTCAAGCAGGAACTCGGCGTGAGTTTTTCGCAGTGGCGGCAGCAGGCGCTGCTCGCGCGCGCGATCCCGCTGTTGAATCAGGGGCGCCCGCTGTCGCATATCGCACGCGAGCTCGGCTACCAAAGCCAGAGTGCGTTTTCAGCGATGTTCCGCCGCGCGTTCGGCGAAAGCCCGCGCGCGTTCATGCTGCGCGGTTACGAACATCGTGGCGCGGAAGACAGCATCGCGGTGGACGACGACGCGATCGGCACGGCCCGCTGA
- the aceB gene encoding malate synthase A, with protein MSTPITLPQGMAITGEIKPGYEAILTPEALALVAALHRTFEPRRQALLQARVERTQRLDAGERPDFLADTQAIREGDWKVAPLPADLQCRRVEITGPVERKMIINALNSGADSYMTDFEDSNAPSWTNQIDGQINLKDAVRRTISLEQNGKSYQLNDKIATLIVRPRGWHLDEKHVTVDGQRVSGGIFDFALFLFHNAKELIARGSGPYFYLPKMESHLEARLWNDIFVAAQEAVGVPRGTIRATVLIETILAAFEMDEILYELREHSSGLNAGRWDYIFSAIKKFKNDRDFCLADRSKITMTVPFMRAYALLLLKTCHKRNAPAIGGMSALIPIKNDPEANDKAMGGVRSDKQRDATDGYDGGWVAHPGLVPIAMEEFVKVLGDKPNQIAKQRDDVQIEGKNLLDFQPEAPITEAGLRNNINVGIHYLGAWLDGNGCVPIHNLMEDAATAEISRSQVWQWIRSPKGVLDDGRKVSAELVREYTKAELDNVKRSVGGDTQPYERAAAIFEQMSTSEGFTEFLTLPLYEEI; from the coding sequence ATGAGCACCCCGATCACGCTGCCGCAAGGCATGGCGATCACCGGCGAAATCAAGCCGGGTTACGAAGCGATCCTGACGCCCGAAGCGCTCGCACTCGTCGCAGCGCTGCACCGCACGTTCGAGCCGCGCCGCCAGGCGCTGCTGCAAGCCCGGGTCGAGCGCACCCAGCGCCTCGATGCCGGCGAACGCCCCGATTTCCTGGCCGACACGCAGGCGATCCGCGAAGGCGACTGGAAAGTCGCGCCGCTGCCGGCCGACCTGCAATGCCGCCGTGTCGAGATCACCGGCCCCGTCGAGCGCAAGATGATCATCAACGCGCTGAACTCGGGCGCCGATTCGTACATGACGGACTTCGAGGATTCGAACGCGCCGAGCTGGACGAACCAGATCGACGGCCAGATCAACCTGAAGGACGCGGTGCGCCGCACGATCTCGCTCGAACAGAACGGCAAGTCGTACCAGCTGAACGACAAGATCGCGACGCTGATCGTGCGTCCGCGCGGCTGGCACCTCGACGAGAAGCACGTGACGGTCGACGGCCAGCGCGTGTCCGGCGGCATCTTCGATTTCGCGCTGTTCCTGTTCCACAACGCGAAGGAACTGATCGCGCGCGGCTCCGGCCCGTACTTCTACCTGCCGAAGATGGAAAGCCATCTCGAGGCGCGCCTGTGGAACGACATCTTCGTCGCGGCCCAGGAAGCGGTCGGCGTGCCGCGCGGCACGATCCGCGCGACGGTGCTGATCGAAACGATCCTTGCCGCGTTCGAGATGGACGAGATCCTGTATGAACTGCGCGAACACAGCTCGGGCCTGAACGCCGGCCGCTGGGACTACATCTTCTCGGCGATCAAGAAGTTCAAGAACGACCGCGACTTCTGCCTGGCCGACCGTTCGAAGATCACGATGACGGTGCCGTTCATGCGCGCGTACGCGCTGCTGCTGCTGAAGACCTGCCACAAGCGCAACGCGCCGGCGATCGGCGGGATGAGCGCACTGATCCCGATCAAGAACGATCCGGAAGCGAACGACAAGGCGATGGGCGGCGTGCGCTCGGACAAGCAGCGCGACGCGACCGACGGCTACGACGGCGGCTGGGTCGCGCACCCGGGCCTCGTGCCGATCGCGATGGAAGAATTCGTCAAGGTGCTCGGCGACAAGCCGAACCAGATCGCGAAGCAGCGCGACGACGTGCAGATCGAAGGCAAGAACCTGCTCGACTTCCAGCCTGAAGCGCCGATCACCGAAGCCGGCCTGCGCAACAACATCAACGTCGGCATCCACTATCTCGGCGCCTGGCTCGACGGCAACGGCTGCGTGCCGATCCACAACCTGATGGAAGACGCGGCCACGGCCGAGATTTCCCGCTCGCAGGTGTGGCAATGGATCCGTTCGCCGAAGGGTGTGCTCGACGACGGCCGCAAGGTCAGCGCGGAACTCGTACGGGAGTACACGAAGGCCGAGCTCGACAACGTGAAGCGCTCGGTCGGCGGCGACACGCAGCCATACGAGCGTGCCGCGGCGATCTTCGAACAGATGTCGACGTCGGAAGGCTTCACCGAATTCCTGACGCTGCCGCTGTACGAGGAAATCTGA
- a CDS encoding haloacid dehalogenase type II: MSATTTLSSPDAILFDAFGTLFDVHAVVAASEQMFPGHGERLSQLWRRKQIEYSQLRTLADPAGARYRPFRDITLDALRFAARSLGLALNSAAEKRLMDEYACLSTYPDTVPALRKLRALEPRPPLAILSNGNPQMLDIAIKSAGMTGLFDRVLSADTVRAYKPSPAVYALGTAAFGANPRDIVFVSSNAWDVAGAAWFGYTTFWLNRTGAPAEELGVSPDGTGTGMADLLAFLATPAPSGRPANRARPGPGA; this comes from the coding sequence ATGTCGGCCACAACGACACTCTCCTCTCCCGACGCAATCCTCTTCGACGCATTCGGCACGTTGTTCGACGTGCATGCGGTCGTGGCCGCGTCGGAGCAGATGTTTCCCGGCCACGGGGAACGGTTGTCGCAGCTGTGGCGACGCAAGCAAATCGAATACTCGCAGTTGCGCACGCTCGCCGATCCGGCCGGCGCCCGCTATCGGCCGTTCCGCGACATCACGCTCGACGCGCTGCGGTTCGCCGCGCGCTCGCTCGGCCTCGCCCTGAACAGCGCGGCCGAAAAGCGGCTGATGGACGAATACGCGTGCCTGTCCACGTACCCCGACACGGTGCCCGCGCTGCGCAAGTTGCGCGCGCTCGAACCGCGCCCGCCGCTCGCGATCCTGTCGAACGGCAACCCGCAGATGCTCGACATCGCGATCAAGAGCGCAGGCATGACCGGTCTGTTCGATCGCGTGCTGTCGGCCGACACCGTGCGCGCGTACAAACCGAGTCCGGCCGTCTACGCGCTCGGCACCGCCGCGTTCGGCGCGAACCCGCGCGACATCGTGTTCGTGTCGTCGAACGCGTGGGACGTCGCCGGCGCTGCGTGGTTCGGCTACACGACGTTCTGGCTCAACCGCACGGGCGCGCCCGCCGAGGAACTCGGCGTGTCGCCCGACGGCACCGGCACCGGCATGGCCGACCTGCTCGCATTCCTCGCCACCCCGGCTCCGTCCGGCAGACCCGCAAACCGCGCGCGCCCCGGCCCGGGTGCATGA
- a CDS encoding LysR family transcriptional regulator, producing MDRFKQIETFAAVAAKGSLSAAAHAEGVAPAIIGRRLDALEERLGVKLLVRTTRKLTLTFEGSAFLEDCQRIINDMQNAEASVSAGGVKASGHLRISAPAGFGRRHVAPLVPEFSGVHPDVSVTLDLSDRMVDLVNEGFDCAVRLGELPDSSLVSLKLGENRRVCVASPAYLARRGTPATLAELARHNCLALAANANQQRGWAFQEDDKVVSIRVNGTMECSDGAVLHEWCLAGHGLAWRSWWEVGDDIAAGRLVSVLDAFAAPPIGIHAVFPQRRHLPLRVRLFLDYLKHTYERPGYWGE from the coding sequence ATGGACCGGTTCAAACAGATCGAAACGTTCGCCGCGGTCGCGGCAAAGGGCAGCCTGTCGGCGGCTGCGCACGCGGAAGGCGTCGCGCCGGCGATCATCGGCCGCCGCCTCGACGCGCTCGAGGAGCGGCTCGGCGTCAAGCTGCTGGTGCGCACGACGCGCAAGCTCACACTGACCTTCGAGGGTTCGGCCTTTCTCGAGGATTGCCAGCGGATCATCAACGACATGCAGAACGCGGAGGCGAGCGTGTCCGCCGGCGGCGTGAAGGCGAGCGGCCATCTGCGCATTTCCGCGCCGGCCGGCTTCGGCCGGCGGCACGTCGCGCCGCTCGTGCCCGAATTCAGCGGCGTGCATCCGGACGTGTCGGTCACGCTCGACCTGTCCGACCGGATGGTCGACCTCGTCAATGAAGGGTTCGATTGCGCGGTGCGGCTCGGCGAGCTGCCGGACTCGTCGCTCGTGTCGCTGAAACTCGGCGAGAACCGTCGCGTATGCGTGGCGTCCCCCGCGTATCTCGCACGGCGCGGCACGCCTGCCACGCTCGCGGAACTCGCGCGCCACAACTGCCTCGCGCTTGCCGCCAACGCGAACCAGCAGCGCGGCTGGGCATTCCAGGAAGACGACAAGGTCGTGTCGATCCGCGTGAACGGCACGATGGAGTGCTCGGACGGCGCGGTGCTGCACGAGTGGTGCCTGGCCGGCCACGGCCTGGCGTGGCGATCGTGGTGGGAGGTCGGCGACGACATCGCGGCCGGCCGCCTCGTCAGCGTGCTCGATGCGTTCGCGGCGCCGCCGATCGGTATCCACGCGGTGTTTCCGCAACGCCGCCACCTGCCGCTGCGCGTGCGCCTGTTCCTCGATTACCTGAAACATACGTACGAACGGCCCGGATATTGGGGCGAGTAG
- a CDS encoding universal stress protein — MFRHILVPTDGSELSRKAIDGAIDLARAVGAQVTAYACLPQYPYSPFSEVIIEPPADFRARSEREARAHLDEVQAAAKEAGVVCDSWTSVHPSPYLGIIEAAERGGCDVIFMASHGRRGLGSLLIGSETQRVLTHTKIPVIVYR, encoded by the coding sequence ATGTTCCGGCACATCCTCGTTCCAACCGACGGTTCCGAACTGTCGCGGAAGGCGATCGACGGCGCGATCGACCTGGCGCGCGCGGTCGGCGCGCAGGTAACGGCCTATGCGTGCCTGCCGCAATATCCGTACTCGCCGTTTTCCGAAGTGATCATCGAGCCGCCCGCCGATTTCCGGGCGCGCAGCGAGCGCGAGGCGCGCGCGCACCTCGACGAGGTGCAGGCGGCCGCGAAGGAGGCCGGCGTCGTCTGCGACAGCTGGACCAGCGTGCATCCGTCGCCGTACCTCGGCATCATCGAGGCGGCCGAACGCGGCGGCTGCGACGTGATTTTCATGGCGTCCCACGGGCGCCGCGGGCTCGGCAGCCTGCTGATCGGCAGCGAAACGCAGCGCGTGCTGACCCATACGAAAATTCCGGTGATCGTCTATCGGTAA